One genomic window of Acidobacteriota bacterium includes the following:
- a CDS encoding outer membrane protein transport protein, producing MKRTESFVGRLFTALFLAAAIAAPAAAVTDEEIFRDFRFNFANPGARALAMGGAFIAIANDATAAQANPARLGVLRRPEIFAEVRNRNTNASGRNTGDFLIDPTINPSSDLSLNSQITPETQTVPSVVSFVYPFKLRRALTVGVSRQEILSVKSAATNQIRTIPLIASPIQDPNNPEQVTNSSAGSVDSKLVLYNLSAGYQITRDLFVGGSVIFGQLDFKSNINSTFADPDALFGYGNLDPRFETPAGSNLISTSINDSDTDVKWAFGLFWKLNDELSFGTVYKKGVRMSLQEKVTDNSFAPNVAGPIDTTFNVPDLSGFGIAYQPWAKSSHAGLQSLLFALDVVRVENKDLVAGFQSGLNVVTLNDFIKRVDFTASNQTEIHFGAEYYLNVGRSTLAFRGGFFTDPDSSIHSTNVVSDGSPTQTGTRTAIEKGNIFPSRSTVNHVTGGVGYSFSDWEIAAAFDNSSLEKQGVLSVIYRFKR from the coding sequence TTGAAGCGCACCGAATCCTTCGTCGGCCGCCTCTTCACGGCTCTGTTCCTGGCGGCGGCGATCGCCGCGCCCGCTGCGGCGGTCACGGACGAGGAGATATTCAGGGACTTCCGCTTCAATTTCGCGAACCCCGGCGCGCGCGCGCTGGCAATGGGCGGGGCCTTCATCGCCATTGCGAACGACGCGACGGCCGCGCAGGCCAACCCCGCGCGGCTTGGAGTGCTGAGGCGCCCCGAGATCTTCGCCGAGGTCCGGAACCGGAACACCAACGCCTCGGGGCGCAACACCGGGGACTTCCTCATCGATCCGACGATCAATCCGTCGTCGGATCTCTCGCTGAACTCCCAGATCACCCCCGAGACGCAGACGGTCCCCAGCGTCGTCTCCTTCGTCTATCCCTTCAAGCTGCGCCGCGCCCTCACGGTCGGCGTCTCGAGGCAGGAGATCCTCTCGGTCAAGTCGGCGGCGACGAACCAGATCCGGACGATCCCGCTCATCGCGTCGCCGATCCAGGATCCGAACAACCCCGAGCAGGTGACGAACTCGTCCGCCGGGTCGGTCGACTCCAAACTGGTCCTCTACAATCTGAGCGCCGGCTACCAGATCACGCGCGACCTGTTCGTCGGCGGATCGGTGATCTTCGGCCAGCTCGATTTCAAGTCGAACATCAACAGCACGTTCGCCGATCCCGACGCCCTCTTCGGCTACGGAAACCTCGACCCCCGGTTCGAGACCCCCGCGGGGAGCAACCTGATCTCGACGTCCATCAACGACAGCGACACGGACGTCAAGTGGGCGTTCGGGCTGTTCTGGAAGCTCAACGACGAGCTGTCGTTCGGCACGGTGTACAAGAAGGGCGTCCGCATGTCGCTGCAGGAGAAGGTCACGGACAACTCCTTCGCTCCGAACGTCGCGGGGCCGATCGACACGACGTTCAACGTCCCGGACCTGTCGGGGTTCGGCATCGCGTACCAGCCGTGGGCGAAGTCCAGCCACGCCGGGCTCCAGAGCCTCCTCTTCGCCCTCGACGTCGTGAGGGTCGAGAACAAGGACCTCGTCGCAGGGTTCCAGTCGGGGCTGAACGTCGTCACGCTCAACGACTTCATCAAGAGGGTGGACTTCACGGCGAGCAACCAGACCGAGATCCACTTCGGCGCGGAGTACTACCTCAACGTCGGCCGCTCGACGCTCGCCTTTCGCGGCGGGTTCTTCACCGATCCCGACAGCAGCATCCACTCGACGAACGTCGTGAGCGACGGATCGCCGACCCAGACGGGCACCCGGACCGCGATCGAGAAGGGAAACATCTTCCCGTCCCGCTCGACGGTGAACCACGTCACGGGCGGCGTCGGGTACTCGTTCTCGGACTGGGAGATCGCCGCCGCCTTCGACAACTCCAGCCTCGAAAAGCAGGGAGTGCTGTCGGTCATCTACCGGTTCAAGAGGTGA
- a CDS encoding protein kinase: protein MAEEPKPNFGKYQVQGILGEGGMGRVWRGYDPDLEVTVAIKELKEQFRDQANLERFYREAQIAAKCRHQNIVLITDLSKTPPYFVMEFLEARELSTYVHKGKPISLTQLVKILCQVCDGLGFLHSRGIYHRDLKPANIMLLKDDVVKVTDFGISKAPFGQATMTQVIMGTIPYMSPEQITSPAKVDGRSDLWALGVIMYELTQRKHPFPGEGDINTIFHIVHSQPAPFGLFPPKVEGPVQQLLTKALQKNPDDRVRSTEEFKVMLQGLLRGVPDPDAIFFPFQESGSDATSTSIITGEELLKAIASRAFVLVEEIETFPPPRKALLPKKVYDTAVDVARMARVLVAEKNVLGLEAVLKDLEAQKGLLDTGVKQAIARVRAEAEAALKSGRAAEAQEAWSKILALDPQDSGARQGLEQATKAAEQEKRDQAHARQEAEARAGAEKQIAAQLRSARDALGARRPQEAQAVAQKILALDPRNEEAKRIVADAGTLQGTLELAGTMRAEAKRHYEAGELEKAKNAWTTVLEVEPADREAAEAIRKIDTLLKERDSRSAGLRKVADAEAAHRAQEYEKALHIYKEAERLAPGEAAIRRGEASAREALESLRAAEKLAAEKERGGDLAGAVASWEKVAGLQSSHPAAGREIERIRGLVRKEEEKRNSEAELRRGEEERRKLVATRQREVGALLETLGAELGAARESLDERQLGGLKDLVVRSRKAATASDLKVLEAAAAEIESARKSVRESLARAAEGVFQEFSKPASAVRDVPEEDHEAIGRAVMTRAKEALARLDAARQKGDLAALREQGRSLQSAAQEVVQKRDALVGKGAATIREAIAALEGALRPNEKNLKDATLRQAREAIARATKDAAGPRLRPMASAVEALKGQRDAILREIQESLRSLREQAQRARAALDSAASKNRRAVRRNADLARRVDAAVKEAAGAASSESVEALSILVRDLEALTGQIPLDPLRFLPHALAGAAVIAAASGFLIFRHVQAGTTHAYLLRVSPWGKIVSIQSEGGASVPPPAGDSPVHALDLVPGKYTIAVENQATSAKGTISVEIPSQTEGDVKLTPPDVKEGVRALLSRDPFFAQAP from the coding sequence TTGGCTGAGGAACCGAAACCCAATTTCGGCAAGTACCAGGTCCAGGGGATCCTCGGCGAGGGAGGGATGGGCCGCGTCTGGCGCGGCTACGATCCCGACCTGGAAGTCACCGTCGCGATCAAGGAGCTGAAAGAGCAGTTCCGGGATCAGGCCAACCTCGAGCGTTTCTACCGGGAAGCCCAGATCGCCGCGAAGTGCCGCCACCAGAACATCGTCCTCATCACCGACCTCAGCAAGACACCCCCGTACTTCGTCATGGAGTTCCTCGAGGCGCGCGAGCTCTCGACGTACGTCCACAAGGGGAAGCCCATCTCCCTCACGCAGCTCGTGAAGATCCTCTGCCAGGTCTGCGACGGGCTCGGGTTCCTGCACAGCCGCGGGATCTATCACCGGGATCTGAAGCCCGCGAACATCATGCTGCTGAAGGACGACGTCGTGAAGGTGACGGACTTCGGGATCTCGAAGGCGCCGTTCGGCCAGGCCACGATGACGCAGGTGATCATGGGGACGATTCCGTACATGTCCCCGGAGCAGATCACCTCCCCGGCGAAGGTCGACGGGCGATCGGATCTCTGGGCGCTCGGCGTCATCATGTACGAGCTCACGCAGCGCAAGCATCCGTTCCCCGGCGAGGGGGACATCAACACGATCTTCCACATCGTGCACTCGCAGCCGGCGCCCTTCGGGCTGTTTCCCCCGAAGGTCGAGGGGCCCGTGCAGCAGCTCCTCACCAAGGCCCTGCAGAAGAACCCCGACGACAGGGTCCGCTCGACCGAGGAGTTCAAGGTGATGCTGCAGGGACTCCTCCGCGGCGTGCCGGACCCCGACGCCATCTTCTTCCCCTTCCAGGAGTCGGGATCCGACGCGACGTCGACGTCGATCATCACGGGGGAGGAGCTTCTCAAGGCGATCGCGTCGAGGGCCTTCGTCCTCGTCGAGGAGATCGAGACCTTTCCCCCGCCGCGGAAAGCGCTCCTCCCGAAGAAGGTGTACGACACCGCCGTCGACGTCGCGCGCATGGCCCGCGTGCTCGTCGCGGAGAAGAACGTGCTGGGCCTCGAGGCCGTGCTCAAGGATCTCGAGGCGCAGAAGGGCCTCCTCGACACCGGAGTGAAGCAGGCGATCGCGCGCGTCCGCGCGGAGGCCGAGGCCGCGCTCAAGTCCGGGCGCGCCGCCGAAGCGCAGGAGGCCTGGTCGAAGATTCTCGCGCTCGACCCGCAGGATTCCGGTGCGAGGCAGGGGCTCGAGCAGGCGACGAAGGCCGCCGAGCAGGAGAAGCGCGATCAGGCGCACGCCCGCCAGGAGGCGGAGGCCAGGGCAGGCGCCGAGAAGCAGATCGCGGCGCAGCTCCGGAGCGCGCGCGACGCGCTGGGGGCGCGCAGGCCCCAGGAGGCCCAGGCCGTCGCCCAGAAGATCCTGGCCCTCGATCCGCGGAACGAGGAGGCGAAGCGGATCGTCGCCGACGCGGGGACTCTCCAGGGGACGCTCGAGCTCGCCGGCACGATGCGCGCCGAGGCGAAGCGGCATTACGAGGCGGGCGAGCTCGAGAAGGCGAAGAACGCCTGGACCACGGTCCTCGAGGTCGAGCCGGCGGATCGTGAGGCGGCGGAGGCGATCCGGAAGATCGACACCCTGCTCAAGGAACGCGACTCCCGGAGCGCCGGCCTGAGGAAGGTCGCCGATGCGGAGGCGGCCCACAGGGCCCAGGAGTACGAGAAGGCCCTACATATATATAAGGAAGCGGAGAGGCTGGCCCCCGGGGAGGCCGCAATCCGCCGGGGGGAGGCGTCCGCACGCGAGGCCCTCGAATCGCTCCGGGCGGCCGAAAAGCTCGCGGCCGAGAAGGAGCGGGGCGGGGATCTCGCCGGGGCGGTCGCCTCCTGGGAGAAGGTCGCGGGCCTGCAGAGTTCCCACCCCGCCGCGGGCCGGGAGATCGAGAGGATCCGCGGGCTCGTCCGGAAGGAGGAGGAAAAGCGCAACTCCGAGGCGGAGCTGAGGAGGGGGGAGGAGGAGCGCCGGAAGCTCGTCGCGACCCGGCAGCGGGAGGTCGGCGCCCTTCTCGAGACGCTGGGCGCGGAGCTCGGGGCCGCTCGCGAGTCGCTCGACGAGAGACAGCTCGGCGGGCTCAAGGATCTCGTGGTGCGGTCGAGGAAGGCGGCGACCGCATCGGACCTGAAGGTCCTCGAGGCGGCCGCGGCCGAGATCGAGTCGGCCCGCAAGTCGGTGCGGGAGTCCCTGGCGCGCGCCGCGGAAGGGGTCTTCCAGGAGTTCTCGAAGCCGGCGTCGGCCGTCCGCGACGTCCCCGAGGAGGATCACGAGGCGATCGGCCGCGCCGTGATGACGCGCGCGAAGGAGGCCCTCGCCCGGCTGGACGCGGCCCGCCAGAAGGGAGATCTCGCGGCCCTCCGCGAGCAGGGGAGGTCGCTCCAGTCGGCCGCGCAGGAGGTCGTTCAGAAACGGGACGCCCTCGTCGGGAAGGGGGCCGCGACGATACGGGAGGCGATCGCGGCGCTCGAGGGGGCGCTCCGGCCGAACGAGAAGAATCTCAAGGACGCGACGCTCCGTCAGGCGCGCGAGGCGATCGCGCGCGCGACGAAGGACGCCGCCGGCCCGAGGCTGCGCCCGATGGCCTCGGCCGTCGAGGCCCTGAAGGGGCAGCGCGACGCCATCCTGAGGGAGATCCAGGAATCGCTCCGCTCCCTTCGCGAGCAGGCGCAGCGGGCGCGGGCGGCGCTCGACTCGGCCGCCTCGAAGAACCGGCGAGCCGTTCGCCGGAACGCCGATCTCGCGAGGCGCGTCGACGCGGCGGTGAAGGAGGCCGCGGGGGCGGCCTCGTCGGAATCGGTCGAGGCGCTCTCGATCCTGGTCCGGGATCTCGAGGCGCTCACCGGCCAGATCCCGCTCGATCCCCTGCGCTTCCTTCCTCACGCGCTGGCGGGGGCGGCCGTGATCGCGGCGGCGTCGGGATTCCTGATCTTCCGGCACGTCCAGGCCGGAACGACGCACGCGTATCTGCTGCGGGTGAGCCCGTGGGGAAAGATCGTGTCGATCCAGTCCGAGGGGGGAGCGAGCGTGCCGCCTCCCGCGGGCGACAGCCCGGTTCACGCCCTCGATCTCGTGCCCGGGAAGTACACCATCGCCGTCGAGAACCAGGCGACGTCCGCGAAGGGGACGATCTCCGTCGAGATACCGTCGCAGACCGAGGGGGACGTGAAACTGACGCCCCCCGACGTGAAGGAGGGGGTGCGCGCGCTGTTGAGCCGCGATCCGTTCTTCGCACAGGCGCCGTGA
- the hutU gene encoding urocanate hydratase has translation MTQPITQKIVKSPRGTLRSCKGWPQEAALRMLMNNLDHEVAEKPDELIVYGGQGKAARNWAAYDAIVRSLRQLENDETLLVQSGKPVAVFRTHADAPRVLIVNSMLVPAWATWDHFRALDARGLTMYGQMTAGSWIYIGSQGILQGTYETFAEAARRHFGGTLRGRWLLTAGLGGMGGAQPLAATMNGGAALCVEIDPARLERRVNTGYLDLKESDLEAALGKIRAAVAEGRPLSIGVLGNAADVLPEIARRGLRPDLVTDQTSAHDNLAGYVPNGMTLAAALALRAADPKRYVALSMAAMAAHVRAMLDMKRGGSIVFDYGNNIRAQARDAGVADAFDIPGFVPEYIRPLFCEGKGPFRWAALSGDARDIHRTDAWLLENFPHDEGLCRWIRLAQEKVRFQGLPARVCWLGHGDRATFGLAINDLVARGEISAPVVIGRDHLDAGSVASPNRETEAMKDGSDTIADWPILNALVNTASGATWVSVHHGGGVGIGYSIHAGMVVVADGSADAARRLERVLTTDPGMGVVRHADAGYGEAIAAARRHGLKIPMLGPEV, from the coding sequence ATGACGCAGCCGATCACCCAGAAGATCGTCAAGTCGCCGCGAGGAACGCTTCGCTCCTGCAAGGGATGGCCGCAGGAGGCCGCCCTGCGGATGCTGATGAACAACCTCGACCACGAGGTCGCCGAGAAGCCCGACGAGCTGATCGTCTACGGCGGGCAGGGGAAGGCGGCCAGGAACTGGGCGGCGTACGACGCCATCGTGCGATCCCTCAGACAGCTCGAGAACGACGAGACGCTGCTCGTCCAGTCGGGGAAGCCCGTGGCGGTCTTCCGAACGCACGCGGACGCTCCGCGCGTCCTCATCGTGAACTCGATGCTGGTCCCGGCCTGGGCCACGTGGGATCACTTCCGCGCCCTCGACGCGCGGGGGCTGACCATGTACGGGCAGATGACGGCCGGCTCGTGGATCTACATCGGGTCGCAGGGGATCCTCCAGGGGACGTACGAGACCTTCGCGGAGGCGGCCCGGCGCCATTTCGGCGGGACTCTTCGCGGGCGCTGGCTCCTCACCGCCGGCCTCGGCGGGATGGGCGGCGCTCAGCCCCTCGCCGCGACGATGAACGGCGGCGCCGCCCTCTGCGTGGAGATCGATCCCGCGCGGCTCGAGCGCCGCGTCAACACCGGCTATCTCGACCTCAAGGAGAGCGATCTCGAGGCCGCGCTCGGGAAGATCCGAGCGGCCGTCGCCGAGGGGAGACCCCTCTCCATCGGCGTCCTCGGAAACGCCGCGGACGTCCTCCCCGAGATCGCGCGGCGGGGACTGCGCCCGGACCTCGTCACCGATCAGACCTCGGCCCACGACAACCTGGCAGGCTACGTGCCGAACGGCATGACGCTCGCCGCGGCGCTGGCGCTGCGCGCCGCGGATCCGAAGCGCTACGTCGCCCTGTCGATGGCGGCGATGGCGGCGCACGTCCGGGCGATGCTCGACATGAAGCGGGGCGGATCGATCGTCTTCGACTACGGGAACAACATCCGGGCGCAGGCGCGCGACGCGGGGGTGGCTGACGCGTTCGACATCCCGGGGTTCGTCCCGGAGTACATCCGGCCGCTCTTCTGCGAGGGGAAGGGGCCGTTCCGGTGGGCGGCTCTCTCGGGGGACGCCCGGGACATCCACAGGACCGACGCGTGGCTCCTCGAGAACTTCCCGCATGACGAAGGGCTCTGCCGGTGGATCCGCCTGGCGCAGGAGAAGGTCCGGTTCCAGGGGCTCCCCGCGCGCGTCTGCTGGCTCGGCCACGGCGACCGCGCGACGTTCGGCCTCGCCATCAACGACCTCGTCGCCCGCGGGGAGATCTCGGCGCCCGTCGTGATCGGTCGCGATCACCTCGACGCAGGCTCGGTCGCATCCCCCAACCGCGAGACCGAGGCGATGAAGGACGGCTCCGACACCATCGCCGACTGGCCCATCCTGAACGCTCTCGTGAACACCGCGTCGGGGGCGACGTGGGTCTCGGTGCATCACGGCGGGGGCGTCGGCATCGGCTACTCGATCCACGCGGGGATGGTCGTCGTGGCCGACGGAAGCGCCGACGCCGCCCGGCGGCTCGAGCGCGTGCTCACCACGGACCCCGGCATGGGGGTCGTGCGCCACGCCGACGCGGGCTACGGCGAGGCGATCGCCGCGGCGCGGCGTCACGGGCTGAAGATCCCCATGCTCGGTCCCGAGGTGTGA
- a CDS encoding LOG family protein: MSSSGKSPSGRQRSVRPQGGASPTSRPPVPTRWKHKISVGVMGSAGGHLGKEIMEKAFRLGQEVARRGHVLVTGACPGLPHEAIKGAKAEGGITIGISPALNFAEHLMKYRSPCAGYDAIVYTGSGLMGREIENIRTCDLVVFAGGRSGTLGEFAIAYDEAKVIGVLLGTGGIADKLELIISFINKSTGATVVFDGDPVKLLDKLDAIYREKLLPYYNTVIANSDPDGVLED; the protein is encoded by the coding sequence ATGAGCTCATCCGGAAAATCCCCGAGCGGCCGCCAGAGGAGCGTGCGGCCCCAGGGGGGCGCTTCTCCAACATCGCGCCCGCCGGTCCCCACCCGATGGAAGCACAAGATCTCCGTCGGTGTGATGGGCTCCGCCGGGGGCCATCTCGGCAAGGAGATCATGGAGAAGGCCTTCCGGCTCGGGCAGGAGGTGGCCCGCCGCGGCCACGTCCTCGTCACGGGCGCCTGCCCGGGGCTCCCCCATGAGGCGATCAAAGGGGCGAAGGCGGAAGGGGGGATCACGATCGGCATCTCCCCGGCCCTCAACTTCGCGGAACACCTGATGAAGTACCGCTCCCCCTGCGCCGGCTACGACGCCATCGTCTACACCGGCTCGGGGCTGATGGGACGCGAGATCGAGAACATCCGGACGTGCGACCTCGTGGTCTTCGCGGGCGGACGGTCCGGAACGCTCGGCGAGTTCGCCATCGCCTACGACGAGGCGAAGGTGATCGGCGTCCTCCTCGGCACGGGCGGCATCGCCGACAAGCTCGAGCTGATCATCTCGTTCATCAACAAGAGCACCGGGGCGACGGTCGTCTTCGACGGCGATCCGGTGAAGCTCCTCGACAAGCTCGACGCGATCTATCGCGAGAAGCTTCTGCCCTATTACAACACCGTGATCGCCAACTCCGATCCGGACGGCGTCCTCGAAGATTAG